In Phlebotomus papatasi isolate M1 chromosome 1, Ppap_2.1, whole genome shotgun sequence, the following proteins share a genomic window:
- the LOC129799139 gene encoding serine/threonine-protein kinase Pak, with protein sequence MSSEEDKPPAPPVRLTSNRDRGDGVPPVERPLPKEPEDADRKKKTLKSKIKGSKTSHTDSKPNISYPTNFEHTVHVGFDAITGEFTGMPEAWARLLMNSNISKQEQKNNPQAVLDVLNWFDNSSKQRPSSKYMTNATTTHSASSLGSSLSRVSSSSPSSTPTDSESHGGPQVIQYNTHHHLPAHVPSLIPMPPQSHLSSDQEDVAPPIASRPERTKSIYTRPIENTPTSITPPISVHLSPTVKSPTLDRNKNNATIGVTTNANNSSTPTTNNSMSPVQQAAPQVPTIGTTSPQQTPNDVTTGSRGTVKKKKMTDEEILEKLRTIVSVGDPNRKYTKMEKIGQGASGTVYTAIESSTGMEVAIKQMNLSQQPKKELIINEILVMRENKHPNVVNYLDSYLVNEELWVVMEYLPGGSLTDVVTETCMDEGQIAAVCREVLQALEFLHSNQVIHRDIKSDNILLGLDGSVKLTDFGFCAQISPEQSKRTTMVGTPYWMAPEVVTRKQYGPKVDLWSLGIMAIEMIEGEPPYLNENPLRALYLIATNGKPDIKEKDKLSTVFQDFLDQCLEVEVDRRASAFELLKHPFLKLARPLASLTPLIMAAKEAAKGH encoded by the exons ATGTCCAGCGAAGAAGATAAACCTCCGGCTCCACCAGTTCGATTGACAAGCAATAGGGATCGTGGAGATGGAGTTCCACCAGTTGAGCGTCCACTTCCCAAAG AGCCTGAAGATGCTGATAGGAAGAAAAAGACGCTCAAGAGCAAAATTAAAGGTTCCAAGACATCTCACACGGACTCCAAGCCAAATATTTCCTATCcaacaaattttgaacataCTGTCCACGTGGGATTCGATGCCATCACGGGAGAATTCACG gGAATGCCTGAGGCATGGGCGAGACTCCTTATGAATTCGAATATCAGCAAGCAGGAGCAGAAGAATAATCCTCAGGCAGTCCTAGATGTGCTCAATTGGTTCGATAACAGCAGTAAACAACGTCCCAGCTCTAAGTACATGACAAATGCAACAACAACACATTCAG CATCATCACTAGGGTCATCATTGAGTCGTGTGAGCAGCAGTAGTCCCAGTAGTACACCAACGGACTCTGAGTCACATGGTGGACCACAGGTGATACAATACAATACACATCATCATCTTCCAGCTCACGTTCCCAGCCTCATACCGATGCCACCGCAGTCGCACCTTTCGAGCGACCAGGAGGATGTGGCACCACCAATTGCCAGTCGTCCTGAGCGTACTAAATCCATC TACACGAGGCCTATTGAGAATACACCGACAAGTATAACGCCCCCAATATCAGTCCATCTCAGTCCGACAGTGAAGAGTCCCACGTTGGACAGGAACAAGAATAATGCCACAATTGGCGTAACGACAAATGCCAACAACAGCAGCACGCCTACAACAAACAATTCCATGTCTCCGGTGCAGCAGGCGGCCCCTCAGGTGCCCACCATTGGCACAACGTCTCCCCAGCAGACACCCAATGACGTCACCACGGGCTCCAGGGGCAcggtgaagaagaagaagatgacAGATGAGGAGATTCTGGAGAAGTTGCGCACAATTGTCAGTGTGGGTGATCCCAATAGGAAGTACACGAAGATGGAGAAGATTGGGCAGGGAGCCTCGGGAACTGTGTACACGGCCATCGAGAGCTCCACGGGCATGGAGGTGGCCATCAAACAGATGAACCTCAGTCAGCAGCCCAAGAAGGAGTTAATCATCAATGAGATTCTGGTGATGCGAGAGAATAAGCATCCCAATGTTGTCAATTATTTGGACAGCTACCTTGTGAACGAGGAACTGTGGGTGGTGATGGAATACCTCCCGGGCGGCTCACTGACCGACGTCGTCACGGAGACGTGCATGGATGAGGGACAAATAGCTGCGGTGTGTCGAGAAGTGCTGCAAGCCCTGGAATTCCTGCACAGCAATCAAGTGATACACAGAGACATCAAGAGTGACAATATCCTGCTTGGCCTCGATGGAAGTGTCAAGCTTACGGACTTTGGTTTCTGCGCCCAGATCTCCCCTGAACAGTCCAAACGTACAACCATGGTGGGCACTCCGTACTGGATGGCACCCGAAGTTGTCACGAGAAAACAATACGGACCCAAG GTGGACTTGTGGTCACTGGGAATAATGGCAATAGAAATGATTGAGGGAGAGCCACCGTATCTCAATGAGAATCCTCTGAGGGCTCTGTACTTGATTGCAACCAATGGGAAGCCGGATATCAAGGAGAAGGACAAACTGAGTACAGTATTCCAAGACTTTCTCGATCAGTGTCTAGAAGTGGAAGTAGATCGTCGAGCGAGCGCCTTCGAACTACTAAAA CATCCGTTCCTGAAATTAGCACGTCCACTGGCAAGTCTGACGCCTCTGATTATGGCGGCAAAGGAGGCAGCCAAAGGACACTAA
- the LOC129799164 gene encoding GILT-like protein 1, whose protein sequence is MKSFVFVAILLVIGHKLSPCEGKVLVSVYYESLCPDSIRFISNQLYPNVQDPGLRDFIDVEFIPFGKSSSHPNGNTVEFTCQHGPAECEGNRLQSCVLHQIPNQPAEQLNFVACQMNFQAEPTGEVCATSSDVDWQSVQQCYQSSLGTQLQLDAEVRTNGVLPLTNFVPTIVYNNVFDKTLHERSLKDFRKVVCEQLKYEPLACHIK, encoded by the exons ATGAAAAGTTTTGTGTTTGTGGCAATTCTACTGGTCATTGGCCACAAATTGTCTCCATGCGAGGGAAAG GTCCTTGTCTCCGTCTACTACGAATCCCTCTGCCCTGACAGCATCCGCTTCATCAGCAATCAACTCTATCCCAATGTCCAGGATCCAGGACTGAGGGATTTCATTGATGTGGAATTTATACCCTTCGGAAAGAGCAGT TCCCACCCAAATGGAAACACCGTAGAATTCACGTGCCAGCATGGACCAGCAGAATGTGAAGGAAACAGACTCCAGTCATGTGTCCTCCACCAAATTCCCAATCAGCCAGCTGAGCAGCTGAACTTCGTGGCGTGTCAGATGAACTTCCAAGCTGAACCAACTGGCGAAGTC TGTGCAACTTCTTCAGATGTTGACTGGCAAAGTGTCCAGCAATGCTACCAGAGTTCCCTGGGAACTCAATTGCAGTTGGATGCTGAAGTAAGGACGAATGGTGTCCTGCCACTGACCAATTTCGTTCCAACAATCGTCTACAATAAC GTTTTCGATAAAACACTCCACGAAAGATCCCTGAAGGACTTCAGGAAAGTCGTCTGTGAGCAACTCAAGTATGAGCCCCTAGCTTGCCATATTAAATAA